A single window of Chloroflexota bacterium DNA harbors:
- a CDS encoding site-specific DNA-methyltransferase → MVIMEMPTTIREGNSLHRAKLNIGYKRTCACKTSHINCMTAKQWLKSQLGVWQFNYEARDIRKKTIHPATFPISLAKKVIELFTHEGELVLDPFVGSGTTLVAAGDTNRSAVGFDLQGSYIDLCEKRLAQSSLLAETKQIAVQDDAIFIQEYFEPETISLIVTSPPYANLLNRVRQNKSRRFRKNEQLGKIEQYSQDPRDLGTMNLDEYTIAMGNIFESLLTLLRPKAHCVINVPDMWWENTRITIHVSLIEELRKRGYELRNIIIWDRTNLVNKIGIFGWPSNYITMGVTFEYLLDFWRPPK, encoded by the coding sequence ATGGTAATAATGGAAATGCCTACAACAATACGTGAAGGTAACAGCCTTCATAGAGCGAAATTAAATATCGGTTATAAAAGAACCTGTGCTTGTAAAACGAGCCATATTAATTGTATGACAGCAAAGCAATGGCTTAAGAGTCAGCTTGGTGTATGGCAGTTTAATTATGAAGCAAGGGATATTCGCAAAAAAACTATTCATCCAGCTACTTTCCCTATCTCCCTAGCTAAAAAAGTTATTGAGTTGTTCACTCATGAAGGTGAGCTTGTACTGGATCCGTTTGTTGGCAGTGGTACTACTCTAGTTGCCGCAGGGGATACAAACAGAAGCGCTGTTGGGTTTGACCTGCAAGGGAGTTATATTGATTTATGTGAAAAACGCCTTGCTCAATCTAGTCTTCTTGCAGAAACTAAGCAGATAGCTGTTCAAGATGATGCCATATTCATACAAGAATACTTTGAGCCAGAAACAATTAGTCTTATAGTAACGTCACCACCCTATGCGAATCTTCTGAATAGGGTACGACAGAATAAGTCTAGAAGATTCAGAAAGAACGAGCAGTTGGGTAAAATAGAGCAATATTCTCAAGATCCCAGAGACCTCGGGACAATGAATCTTGATGAATATACAATAGCTATGGGTAATATATTCGAATCACTCTTGACGCTGCTCCGACCAAAGGCACATTGTGTAATAAATGTGCCAGATATGTGGTGGGAAAACACTAGAATCACGATACACGTTTCGCTCATTGAAGAGTTAAGAAAACGCGGATATGAACTTAGAAACATAATAATCTGGGATAGAACAAATCTTGTCAACAAGATTGGAATATTTGGCTGGCCAAGCAATTACATTACTATGGGTGTAACCTTCGAATACCTTCTAGACTTTTGGAGACCGCCGAAATAA